The following proteins are encoded in a genomic region of Clostridium kluyveri:
- the def gene encoding peptide deformylase, with amino-acid sequence MALRNVIKYGDELLRKKSRKIDVINNRILTLLDDMEETLYKECGVGLAAPQVGVLKRAVVIDIGEGIFKLINPEIIYSEGSYIDVEGCLSIPEIQGEVKRPKKVKVKALNEKGEEVIIEGEDLLARAFCHEIDHLDGILFVDKMIKK; translated from the coding sequence ATGGCTTTGAGAAATGTTATAAAATATGGGGATGAGCTTCTTAGAAAAAAAAGCAGAAAAATAGATGTTATAAATAATAGAATACTTACACTGCTTGATGATATGGAAGAAACTTTGTATAAAGAATGTGGAGTAGGACTTGCAGCACCACAGGTAGGAGTTTTGAAAAGGGCTGTAGTAATAGATATAGGTGAAGGTATATTTAAACTTATAAACCCTGAAATTATATATTCTGAAGGAAGTTATATAGATGTGGAAGGATGCTTGAGTATACCAGAAATCCAGGGAGAGGTAAAAAGGCCAAAGAAAGTAAAAGTAAAGGCTTTAAATGAAAAAGGAGAAGAAGTAATAATAGAAGGAGAAGATTTGCTAGCTAGGGCATTTTGTCATGAAATAGATCATTTAGATGGGATACTGTTTGTAGATAAGATGATAAAAAAATAG